From Streptomyces fungicidicus, one genomic window encodes:
- a CDS encoding glutamate synthase subunit beta, which yields MADPKGFLNHGREVATSRPVEERRKDWNEVYVPGSLLPIISKQASRCMDCGIPFCHNGCPLGNLIPEWNDYAYREDWGAASERLHATNNFPEFTGRLCPAPCESACVLGINQPPVTIKNVEVSIIDKAWETGDVAPQVPERLSGKTVAVVGSGPAGLAAAQQLTRAGHTVAVYERADRIGGLLRYGIPEFKMEKRHINRRIEQMRAEGTKFRTGVEIGRDMPATALRKRYDAVVLAVGATTARDLPVPGRELKGIHQAMEYLPLANKVQEGDYVAPPISAEGKHVVVIGGGDTGADCVGTAHRQGAASVTQLEIMPRPGEERNPVAQPWPTFPMLYKVTSAHEEGGERVYSVSTTHFEGDEDGNVQWLHLSEVEFVDGRLTPKPGTERRIPAQLVTLAMGFTGTDRDNGLVEQFGLDLDERGNIARDADFQTNVPGVFVAGDAGRGQSLIVWAIAEGRSAARGCDRFLTGASELPAPIRPTDRALAV from the coding sequence ATGGCTGACCCGAAGGGCTTTCTGAACCACGGTCGCGAGGTCGCCACCTCCCGTCCGGTCGAGGAGCGCAGGAAGGACTGGAACGAGGTCTACGTTCCCGGTTCCCTGCTGCCGATCATCAGCAAGCAGGCCAGCCGCTGCATGGACTGCGGCATCCCGTTCTGCCACAACGGCTGCCCGCTCGGGAACCTCATCCCCGAGTGGAACGACTACGCCTACCGCGAGGACTGGGGCGCCGCCTCCGAGCGGCTGCACGCCACCAACAACTTCCCGGAGTTCACCGGGCGGCTGTGTCCCGCTCCGTGCGAGTCGGCGTGCGTGCTCGGCATCAACCAGCCGCCGGTCACCATCAAGAACGTCGAGGTCTCGATCATCGACAAGGCGTGGGAGACCGGTGACGTCGCCCCGCAGGTCCCCGAGCGGCTGTCCGGCAAGACCGTCGCGGTCGTCGGCTCCGGCCCCGCGGGCCTGGCCGCCGCCCAGCAGCTGACCCGGGCCGGCCACACGGTCGCCGTCTACGAGCGCGCCGACCGCATCGGCGGCCTGCTGCGCTACGGCATCCCCGAGTTCAAGATGGAGAAGCGGCACATCAACCGCCGTATCGAGCAGATGCGCGCGGAGGGCACCAAGTTCCGCACCGGCGTCGAGATCGGCCGCGACATGCCGGCGACCGCGCTGCGCAAGCGGTACGACGCCGTGGTGCTCGCCGTCGGCGCGACGACCGCCCGCGACCTGCCCGTGCCCGGCCGTGAGCTCAAGGGCATCCACCAGGCCATGGAGTACCTGCCGCTGGCCAACAAGGTGCAGGAGGGCGACTACGTCGCCCCGCCGATCTCGGCCGAGGGCAAGCACGTCGTCGTCATCGGCGGCGGCGACACCGGCGCCGACTGCGTGGGCACCGCCCACCGCCAGGGCGCCGCGTCCGTGACGCAGCTGGAGATCATGCCCCGCCCGGGCGAGGAGCGGAACCCGGTTGCCCAGCCCTGGCCGACCTTCCCGATGCTCTACAAGGTCACGTCCGCGCACGAGGAGGGCGGTGAGCGGGTCTACTCCGTCTCCACCACCCACTTCGAGGGCGACGAGGACGGCAACGTCCAGTGGTTGCACCTGAGCGAGGTGGAGTTCGTCGACGGCAGGCTGACCCCGAAGCCGGGCACCGAGCGCAGGATCCCGGCCCAGCTGGTCACCCTCGCCATGGGCTTCACCGGCACCGACCGGGACAACGGCCTGGTCGAGCAGTTCGGCCTGGACCTCGACGAACGCGGTAACATCGCCCGCGACGCCGACTTCCAGACCAACGTGCCCGGGGTGTTCGTCGCCGGTGACGCGGGCCGCGGCCAGTCGCTCATCGTGTGGGCGATCGCCGAGGGCCGCTCGGCCGCCCGCGGCTGCGACCGCTTCCTCACGGGGGCGAGCGAGCTGCCGGCCCCGATCCGCCCGACGGACCGCGCGCTGGCGGTCTGA
- the gltB gene encoding glutamate synthase large subunit, which produces MRTPRQPSQHSTNEPLSWSFMDARPAAQGMYDPRNEHDACGVGFVATLTGEASHTLVEQALTVLRNLEHRGATGSEPDSGDGAGILSQVPDAFFREVAGFELPEAGGYAVGIAFLPENGADAAVARIEEIAADEDLTVLGWREVPVAPQLLGATARSTMPVFRQVFVTAGDRTGIELDRKAFVLRKRAEREVGVYFPSLSARTIVYKGMLTTGQLEPFFPDLSDRRFGSAIALVHSRFSTNTFPSWPLAHPYRFVAHNGEINTVKGNRNWMRARESQLVSDLFGGEGRSLDRIFPVCTPDASDSASFDEVLELLHLGGRSLPHSVLMMIPEAWENHDSMDPARRAFYQYHSTMMEPWDGPACVTFTDGTQVGAVLDRNGLRPGRYWVTDEGLVVLGSEVGVLDIDPAKVVRKGRLQPGRMFLVDTAEHRIIEDDEIKAGLAAEQPYEEWLEAGEIELPDLPEREHIVHTHASVTRRQQTFGYTEEELRVLLAPMAKAGAEPIGSMGTDSPIAALSERPRLLFDYFTQLFAQVTNPPLDAIREELVTSLRSPLGPSGNLLEPNAASCRSVVLPFPVIDNDELAKLIHINADGDMPGFKAATLSGLYRVSGGGDALAARIEDICAEADAAIENGARLIVLSDRHSDAEHAPIPSLLLTAAVHHHLIRTKQRTQVGLLVEAGDVREVHHVALLIGYGAAAVNPYLAMESVEDLVRAGTFLPGIEAEQAIRNLIYALGKGVLKVMSKMGISTVASYRGAQVFEAVGLNEAFVEKYFNGTATKIGGVGIDVVAKEVAARHAKAYPASGIAPAHRALEIGGEYQWRREGEPHLFDPETVFRLQHSTRSGKYDIFKKYTERVNEQSERLMTLRGLFGFKSGRGPIPVDEVEPVSEIVKRFSTGAMSYGSISQEAHETLAVAMNQLGGKSNTGEGGEDAERLYDPARRSAIKQVASGRFGVTSEYLVNSDDIQIKMAQGAKPGEGGQLPGHKVYPWVAKTRHSTPGVGLISPPPHHDIYSIEDLAQLIHDLKNANPKARVHVKLVSEVGVGTVAAGVSKAHADVVLISGHDGGTGASPLTSLKHAGGPWELGLAETQQTLLLNGLRDRIVVQTDGQLKTGRDVVIAALLGAEEFGFATAPLVVSGCVMMRVCHLDTCPVGIATQNPVLRERFSGKAEYVVNFFQFIAEEVRELLAELGFRSIEEAVGHAEVLDVTRAVNHWKAQGLELEPLFHVPELPEGAVRHQLVAQDHGLEKALDNELIKLAADALSAAGAEDAHPVRAQVAIRNINRTVGTMLGHEVTKKFGGAGLPDDTIDITFTGSAGQSFGAFVPRGVTLRLEGDANDYVGKGLSGGRIVVRPDRAADHLAEYSTIAGNTIAYGATGGELFLRGRTGERFCVRNSGALVVSEGVGDHGCEYMTGGHAVVLGETGRNFAAGMSGGIAYVVDLDRDNVNPGNLDAVQPLDDADREWLHDVVRRHQEETGSTVAGKLLAEWDSAVQRFSKIIPSTYKAVLAAKDAAERAGLSETEITEKMMEAAING; this is translated from the coding sequence ATGCGTACGCCGCGCCAGCCGTCCCAGCATTCCACGAACGAGCCTCTGAGCTGGTCTTTCATGGATGCTCGCCCTGCTGCGCAGGGTATGTACGACCCCCGCAACGAGCACGACGCCTGCGGCGTCGGTTTCGTCGCCACCCTCACCGGCGAGGCGTCCCACACCCTGGTCGAGCAGGCGCTCACGGTTCTGCGCAACCTCGAGCACCGCGGTGCCACCGGCTCCGAACCGGACTCCGGCGACGGCGCCGGAATCCTCTCCCAGGTCCCCGACGCCTTCTTCCGCGAGGTGGCCGGTTTCGAACTGCCCGAGGCCGGCGGTTACGCCGTCGGCATCGCCTTCCTGCCGGAGAACGGCGCCGACGCCGCCGTCGCCCGCATCGAGGAGATCGCCGCCGACGAGGACCTGACCGTCCTCGGCTGGCGCGAGGTGCCCGTCGCGCCCCAGCTGCTCGGCGCCACCGCCCGCTCGACGATGCCGGTCTTCCGCCAGGTCTTCGTCACCGCCGGCGACCGCACGGGCATCGAGCTCGACCGCAAGGCGTTCGTGCTGCGCAAGCGCGCCGAGCGCGAGGTGGGCGTCTACTTCCCGTCGCTGTCCGCGCGGACCATCGTCTACAAGGGCATGCTGACCACCGGCCAGCTCGAGCCCTTCTTCCCGGACCTGTCCGACCGCCGCTTCGGCTCCGCGATCGCGCTCGTGCACTCCCGGTTCTCCACGAACACCTTCCCTTCGTGGCCGCTCGCGCACCCCTACCGCTTCGTCGCCCACAACGGTGAGATCAACACCGTCAAGGGCAACCGCAACTGGATGCGCGCCCGCGAGTCCCAGCTGGTCTCCGACCTGTTCGGCGGCGAGGGGCGGAGCCTCGACCGGATCTTCCCGGTCTGCACGCCCGACGCCTCGGACTCCGCGTCCTTCGACGAGGTCCTCGAACTGCTGCACCTGGGCGGCCGCTCCCTGCCGCACTCCGTGCTGATGATGATCCCGGAGGCGTGGGAGAACCACGACTCCATGGACCCCGCGCGGCGCGCCTTCTACCAGTACCACTCCACGATGATGGAGCCCTGGGACGGCCCCGCCTGCGTCACCTTCACCGACGGCACCCAGGTCGGCGCCGTGCTCGACCGCAACGGCCTGCGCCCGGGCCGCTACTGGGTCACCGACGAGGGCCTCGTCGTCCTCGGCTCCGAGGTCGGCGTCCTCGACATCGACCCGGCGAAGGTCGTCCGCAAGGGCCGCCTCCAGCCCGGCCGCATGTTCCTGGTGGACACCGCCGAGCACCGCATCATCGAGGACGACGAGATCAAGGCCGGGCTCGCCGCCGAGCAGCCCTACGAGGAGTGGCTCGAGGCCGGCGAGATCGAGCTGCCGGACCTGCCCGAGCGCGAGCACATCGTGCACACCCACGCCTCGGTCACCCGCCGCCAGCAGACCTTCGGCTACACCGAGGAGGAGCTCCGCGTCCTCCTCGCGCCGATGGCCAAGGCCGGCGCCGAGCCGATCGGCTCGATGGGCACCGACTCGCCGATCGCCGCGCTCAGCGAGCGCCCCCGGCTGCTCTTCGACTACTTCACCCAGCTGTTCGCCCAGGTCACCAACCCGCCGCTGGACGCGATCCGCGAGGAACTGGTCACCTCCCTGCGCTCCCCGCTGGGCCCCTCGGGCAACCTGCTGGAGCCGAACGCGGCCTCCTGCCGCAGCGTCGTCCTGCCCTTCCCGGTGATCGACAACGACGAGCTGGCCAAGCTCATCCACATCAACGCCGACGGCGACATGCCCGGCTTCAAGGCCGCGACGCTCTCCGGCCTGTACCGGGTGTCCGGCGGCGGTGACGCGCTCGCCGCCCGCATCGAGGACATCTGCGCCGAGGCCGACGCCGCCATCGAGAACGGCGCCCGCCTGATCGTCCTGTCGGACCGGCACTCCGACGCCGAGCACGCGCCGATCCCGTCGCTGCTGCTCACCGCGGCCGTCCACCACCACCTCATCCGCACCAAGCAGCGCACCCAGGTGGGCCTGCTGGTGGAGGCCGGTGACGTCCGCGAGGTCCACCACGTCGCCCTGCTCATCGGCTACGGCGCCGCCGCCGTCAACCCGTACCTGGCGATGGAGTCCGTCGAGGACCTGGTCCGCGCGGGCACCTTCCTGCCCGGCATCGAGGCCGAGCAGGCCATCCGCAATCTGATCTACGCCCTCGGCAAGGGCGTGCTGAAGGTCATGTCCAAGATGGGCATCTCCACCGTCGCCTCCTACCGGGGCGCCCAGGTCTTCGAGGCCGTCGGCCTCAACGAGGCCTTCGTGGAGAAGTACTTCAACGGCACCGCCACCAAGATCGGCGGCGTCGGCATCGACGTCGTCGCCAAGGAGGTCGCCGCCCGGCACGCCAAGGCCTACCCCGCCTCCGGCATCGCTCCCGCGCACCGCGCCCTGGAGATCGGCGGCGAGTACCAGTGGCGCCGCGAGGGCGAGCCGCACCTGTTCGACCCGGAGACGGTCTTCCGGCTCCAGCACTCCACGCGCTCCGGCAAGTACGACATCTTCAAGAAGTACACCGAGCGCGTCAACGAGCAGTCCGAGCGGCTGATGACGCTCCGCGGGCTGTTCGGCTTCAAGTCCGGCCGGGGCCCGATCCCGGTCGACGAGGTCGAGCCGGTCTCCGAGATCGTCAAGCGGTTCTCCACCGGCGCCATGTCGTACGGCTCCATCTCCCAGGAGGCGCACGAGACCCTCGCCGTCGCCATGAACCAGCTGGGCGGCAAGTCCAACACCGGTGAGGGCGGCGAGGACGCGGAGCGGCTGTACGACCCGGCCCGCCGGTCGGCCATCAAGCAGGTCGCCTCCGGCCGCTTCGGTGTGACCTCCGAGTACCTGGTCAACTCCGACGACATCCAGATCAAGATGGCCCAGGGCGCCAAGCCCGGCGAGGGCGGCCAGCTGCCCGGCCACAAGGTCTACCCGTGGGTCGCGAAGACCCGGCACTCGACGCCGGGCGTGGGCCTCATCTCCCCGCCGCCGCACCACGACATCTACTCCATCGAGGACCTCGCCCAGCTCATCCACGACCTGAAGAACGCCAACCCGAAGGCGCGCGTTCACGTCAAGCTGGTCTCCGAGGTCGGCGTCGGCACCGTGGCCGCCGGTGTGTCCAAGGCCCACGCGGACGTGGTGCTGATCTCCGGCCACGACGGCGGCACCGGCGCCTCCCCGCTCACCTCGCTGAAGCACGCGGGCGGCCCCTGGGAGCTGGGCCTCGCCGAGACCCAGCAGACCCTGCTGCTCAACGGCCTGCGCGACCGGATCGTCGTGCAGACCGACGGCCAGCTCAAGACCGGCCGGGACGTGGTTATCGCCGCGCTGCTCGGCGCCGAGGAGTTCGGCTTCGCCACCGCCCCGCTGGTCGTCTCCGGCTGCGTGATGATGCGCGTCTGCCACCTGGACACCTGCCCGGTCGGCATCGCCACCCAGAACCCGGTCCTGCGCGAGCGGTTCTCCGGCAAGGCCGAGTACGTCGTGAACTTCTTCCAGTTCATCGCCGAGGAGGTCCGCGAGCTCCTCGCCGAGCTGGGCTTCCGCTCCATCGAGGAGGCCGTCGGCCACGCCGAGGTCCTCGACGTGACCCGCGCGGTGAACCACTGGAAGGCGCAGGGCCTGGAGCTGGAGCCGCTGTTCCACGTGCCGGAGCTGCCCGAGGGCGCCGTGCGCCACCAGCTCGTCGCCCAGGACCACGGTCTGGAGAAGGCGCTCGACAACGAGCTGATCAAGCTCGCCGCCGACGCGCTCTCCGCCGCCGGCGCCGAGGACGCCCACCCGGTGCGCGCCCAGGTCGCCATCCGCAACATCAACCGCACGGTCGGCACCATGCTCGGCCACGAGGTGACCAAGAAGTTCGGCGGCGCCGGCCTGCCCGACGACACCATCGACATCACCTTCACCGGCTCCGCCGGCCAGTCCTTCGGCGCCTTCGTCCCGCGCGGTGTCACGCTGCGCCTGGAGGGCGACGCCAACGACTACGTCGGCAAGGGCCTGTCCGGCGGCCGGATCGTGGTCCGCCCGGACCGCGCGGCCGACCACCTCGCCGAGTACTCGACCATCGCGGGCAACACGATCGCGTACGGCGCGACCGGCGGCGAGCTCTTCCTGCGCGGCCGCACCGGCGAGCGGTTCTGCGTCCGCAACTCCGGCGCGCTGGTCGTCTCCGAGGGCGTGGGCGACCACGGCTGCGAGTACATGACCGGCGGCCACGCGGTCGTCCTCGGCGAGACCGGGCGCAACTTCGCGGCCGGCATGTCGGGCGGCATCGCCTACGTCGTCGACCTGGACCGGGACAACGTCAACCCCGGCAACCTGGACGCCGTCCAGCCGCTGGACGACGCCGACCGGGAGTGGCTGCACGACGTGGTCCGCCGGCACCAGGAGGAGACGGGCTCGACCGTCGCCGGGAAGCTGCTCGCCGAGTGGGACAGCGCCGTGCAGCGCTTCAGCAAGATCATCCCCAGTACGTACAAGGCAGTGCTCGCCGCCAAGGACGCCGCCGAGCGAGCCGGTCTCTCCGAGACCGAGATCACCGAGAAGATGATGGAGGCGGCGATCAATGGCTGA
- a CDS encoding VIT1/CCC1 transporter family protein — protein sequence MAIIENEASLHEAHRDNHTHRDVNGGWLRPAVFGAMDGLVSNLALMTGVAGGAVGQQTIVLSGLAGLAAGAFSMAAGEYTSVASQRELVEAELDVERRELRKHPKDEEAELAALYESRGVEPELAREVARQLSKDPEQALEIHAREELGIDPGDLPSPTVAAVSSFGSFALGALLPVLPYLLGASSLWPAVLLALLGLFLCGAVVAKVTARTWWYSGLRQLALGGAAAGVTYALGTLFGTAVG from the coding sequence ATGGCCATCATCGAGAACGAGGCGTCGCTGCACGAGGCGCACCGCGACAACCACACCCACCGCGACGTCAACGGCGGCTGGCTGCGCCCCGCGGTGTTCGGCGCGATGGACGGGCTGGTCTCCAACCTCGCCCTGATGACCGGTGTGGCCGGCGGCGCCGTCGGACAGCAGACCATCGTGCTCAGCGGGCTCGCCGGTCTGGCCGCCGGCGCCTTCTCCATGGCCGCCGGCGAGTACACCTCCGTCGCCTCCCAGCGCGAGCTGGTCGAGGCCGAGCTCGACGTCGAGCGGCGGGAGCTGCGCAAGCACCCCAAGGACGAGGAGGCCGAGCTCGCCGCGCTCTACGAGTCCCGCGGAGTCGAGCCCGAACTGGCCCGCGAGGTCGCCCGCCAGCTGTCCAAGGACCCCGAGCAGGCGCTGGAGATCCACGCCCGCGAGGAACTCGGCATCGACCCCGGCGACCTCCCCTCGCCCACCGTCGCCGCCGTGTCCAGCTTCGGCTCCTTCGCGCTGGGCGCCCTGCTCCCGGTGCTGCCCTATCTGCTCGGCGCGAGCAGCCTGTGGCCGGCCGTGCTGCTGGCCCTGCTCGGACTCTTCCTGTGCGGCGCGGTGGTGGCCAAGGTGACGGCGCGGACCTGGTGGTACAGCGGTCTGCGGCAGCTCGCCCTCGGCGGCGCGGCGGCCGGTGTGACGTACGCCCTGGGCACGCTGTTCGGAACCGCCGTAGGATGA
- a CDS encoding ADP-ribosylglycohydrolase family protein encodes MTTTTPPPDTASTTTPPPATPPPAAADGGSAPQGPPAPDDESRTGGAGGNIRAEGEAEAETPTPQPQPQPQPQAMARIEGLLLGLAAGDAAGWPAARHRAARMPEWTRRLTRELDTFAEQNATTTLPVPIALNQPPEPLRLGPSDDAEWAAFAAEAVLRAGDDTALGDLSRERRTRAAIDLTWNSVAAEVAAATERAPETESAVLPLRARISVRAGLGNLATGLRPPATGHDNPHYFDDAACVRACVLAVAHPGDPRAAADLAEFDARYTQDGDGVHGARAMAAAVSLALTGADPHSCVAAACAELPEDTEIGRNARHALRLAADADGAFALVPPLEHQIVDHVYSYGVAAAETVPVALALTIAAHGRIAEAVPAAACLSRVADSAPALAGALTGALGGGPSIPESWRESCRTLSGCALPRLTGTDLVELAGLMEAAHPARAGG; translated from the coding sequence ATGACCACCACCACACCACCCCCCGACACCGCGTCCACCACAACTCCCCCACCCGCAACTCCCCCACCCGCAGCCGCCGACGGTGGCTCCGCCCCACAGGGGCCACCCGCACCCGACGACGAGAGCCGCACGGGTGGTGCGGGTGGGAACATCCGGGCCGAAGGCGAAGCCGAGGCCGAAACCCCCACCCCCCAACCGCAACCGCAACCGCAGCCGCAGGCAATGGCCAGAATCGAGGGCCTCCTCCTCGGCCTGGCCGCAGGCGACGCCGCCGGCTGGCCCGCCGCCCGCCACCGCGCAGCGAGAATGCCCGAGTGGACCCGCCGCCTCACCCGCGAACTCGACACCTTCGCGGAGCAGAACGCCACCACCACCCTCCCCGTCCCCATCGCCCTCAACCAGCCCCCCGAGCCCCTCCGCCTCGGCCCCTCCGACGACGCCGAGTGGGCGGCCTTCGCCGCCGAGGCGGTACTGCGCGCCGGCGACGACACCGCCCTCGGCGACCTCAGCCGGGAGCGCCGCACCCGCGCCGCCATCGACCTGACCTGGAACTCCGTGGCCGCGGAAGTCGCCGCCGCCACCGAACGCGCCCCGGAGACCGAGTCCGCCGTACTTCCACTGCGCGCCCGTATCTCCGTCCGCGCCGGCCTCGGCAACCTCGCCACCGGTCTGCGCCCGCCCGCCACCGGCCACGACAACCCGCACTACTTCGACGACGCCGCCTGCGTACGCGCCTGTGTGCTGGCCGTCGCCCACCCCGGCGACCCCCGCGCCGCCGCCGACCTCGCCGAGTTCGACGCCCGCTACACCCAGGACGGCGACGGCGTGCACGGCGCCCGCGCCATGGCCGCCGCCGTCTCCCTCGCACTGACCGGCGCCGACCCGCACAGCTGTGTGGCGGCGGCCTGCGCCGAGCTGCCGGAGGACACGGAGATCGGCCGCAACGCCCGGCACGCGCTGAGGCTCGCGGCGGACGCCGACGGCGCCTTCGCCCTCGTACCGCCGCTGGAACACCAGATCGTCGACCACGTCTACAGCTACGGCGTCGCCGCGGCCGAGACCGTCCCGGTGGCCCTCGCCCTCACCATCGCCGCCCACGGCCGTATCGCCGAGGCGGTCCCCGCCGCGGCCTGTCTGTCACGGGTGGCGGACTCCGCCCCCGCGCTCGCCGGCGCCCTCACCGGCGCACTGGGCGGCGGCCCGTCGATCCCGGAGTCCTGGAGGGAGAGCTGCCGCACCCTCTCCGGCTGCGCGCTCCCCCGGCTCACCGGCACCGACCTGGTGGAACTCGCCGGGCTCATGGAAGCCGCACACCCGGCCCGGGCGGGGGGATGA
- a CDS encoding ADP-ribosylglycohydrolase family protein, with product MASTTRIPSAPAPGDALGLRERARGALLGLAVGDALGAPAENMKPSEIRARWGRITGYVTDHPAGTDDTEYAIFSGLLLARHGSALTPAHVGAAWHELIADRAEGRFRGAGFSERGTLENLRRGLAAPISAQHRHAWSDGLAMRAAPHGVFAAGRPDEAARLAAIDGSVSHDGEGIHGGRAVAAGVAAAMAGAPVVAVVASALAVVPDDSWTARSLRRAVTAAHLGERAVRAAVVIGGYPWTDLAPEAVALAFGAYAAADGDFEQAVLTAVNMGRDADTTAAVAGALAGATRGASAIPPAWSSAITPARGSCLPAMAGHHVLDIATLLTPEPPT from the coding sequence ATGGCGTCGACCACCCGCATCCCCTCTGCCCCGGCGCCCGGGGACGCCCTCGGGCTCCGCGAGCGGGCCCGCGGCGCGCTGCTCGGTCTGGCCGTGGGCGACGCGCTGGGCGCCCCGGCGGAGAACATGAAGCCCTCCGAGATCCGCGCACGCTGGGGCCGCATCACGGGATACGTGACGGACCACCCGGCGGGCACGGACGACACGGAGTACGCGATCTTCTCCGGTCTGCTGCTGGCCCGGCACGGCTCCGCGCTCACCCCCGCGCATGTCGGGGCGGCCTGGCACGAGCTGATCGCGGACCGCGCGGAGGGCCGCTTCCGGGGCGCCGGTTTCAGTGAGCGCGGCACGCTGGAGAACCTGCGCCGGGGGCTGGCGGCGCCCATCTCGGCCCAGCACCGGCACGCGTGGAGCGACGGGCTGGCGATGCGCGCGGCGCCCCACGGGGTGTTCGCGGCGGGCCGTCCCGACGAGGCGGCCCGGCTGGCGGCGATCGACGGCTCGGTCAGTCACGACGGCGAGGGCATCCACGGCGGCCGGGCGGTCGCGGCGGGCGTCGCGGCGGCGATGGCCGGGGCGCCGGTGGTCGCGGTGGTGGCCTCCGCGCTGGCGGTGGTGCCGGACGACTCCTGGACCGCCCGGTCGCTGCGCCGCGCCGTGACCGCCGCCCACCTGGGCGAACGCGCGGTGCGGGCGGCGGTGGTGATCGGCGGCTACCCGTGGACCGACCTGGCGCCCGAGGCGGTCGCCCTCGCCTTCGGCGCGTACGCGGCGGCCGACGGCGACTTCGAGCAGGCGGTGCTGACGGCCGTCAACATGGGCCGCGACGCCGACACCACGGCGGCGGTGGCCGGCGCCCTGGCGGGCGCGACACGGGGCGCGTCGGCGATCCCGCCGGCCTGGTCGTCCGCCATCACCCCGGCCCGCGGCAGCTGCCTCCCCGCGATGGCGGGCCACCACGTCCTGGACATCGCGACCCTCCTGACCCCGGAGCCCCCCACATGA
- a CDS encoding chitosanase, whose protein sequence is MKRAGVLLLAAVPVIATGVYFVMPADSADAPAAPPGATAPPAREQAKDRAEQERDEDDSVVAGLPPGLASPAKKELAQQLVASAEHATTDWRTTYGVIADEGDGCGYTAGIVGFCSGTHDLLLLVESYTEDHPDNGLAPYLPALREVDGSDSHEGLDPGFPAAWKAEAEVPAFREAQEAERDRIYFDPAVRLAKLDGLGTLGQFVYFDAMVFHGPDTDADGFYALRERTLKKAKTPAAGGTEETYLNAFLDIRREAMLTRYPEHDASRVDTAQRRFLEAGNLGLETPLAWEMYGESYKLP, encoded by the coding sequence GTGAAACGTGCCGGTGTGCTGCTCCTCGCGGCCGTTCCCGTGATCGCCACGGGGGTGTACTTCGTGATGCCGGCGGACTCGGCCGACGCCCCGGCGGCGCCGCCCGGGGCCACCGCCCCGCCGGCCCGTGAGCAGGCCAAGGACCGGGCCGAGCAGGAGCGCGACGAGGACGACTCGGTCGTCGCCGGCCTGCCGCCCGGGCTGGCGTCCCCCGCGAAGAAGGAGCTGGCCCAGCAGTTGGTGGCGAGCGCCGAGCACGCGACCACCGACTGGCGCACCACCTACGGGGTGATCGCGGACGAGGGCGACGGCTGCGGGTACACGGCGGGCATCGTCGGCTTCTGCTCCGGCACCCACGATCTGCTCCTGCTGGTCGAGAGCTACACCGAGGACCACCCGGACAACGGACTGGCGCCCTATCTGCCCGCCCTGCGCGAGGTCGACGGCTCGGACTCCCACGAGGGCCTGGACCCCGGCTTCCCGGCCGCCTGGAAGGCGGAGGCGGAGGTGCCGGCGTTCCGCGAGGCACAGGAGGCCGAGCGCGACCGGATCTACTTCGACCCGGCCGTCCGGCTCGCCAAGCTCGACGGCCTCGGCACACTGGGCCAGTTCGTCTACTTCGACGCGATGGTCTTCCACGGCCCCGACACCGACGCGGACGGCTTCTACGCGCTGCGCGAGCGCACCCTGAAGAAGGCGAAGACGCCCGCCGCGGGCGGGACCGAGGAGACGTATCTGAACGCCTTCCTCGACATCCGCCGCGAGGCCATGCTGACCCGCTACCCGGAGCACGACGCGTCCCGCGTCGACACCGCCCAGCGCCGGTTCCTGGAGGCGGGGAACCTGGGCCTGGAGACGCCGCTGGCGTGGGAGATGTACGGGGAGTCCTACAAGCTGCCGTGA